In one Rhodococcus sp. B50 genomic region, the following are encoded:
- a CDS encoding MFS transporter — MSSSTPTDQEIAKKARKAGIASFIGTTIEWYDFYIYGTAAALVFGQVFFSDELSSGVATLLAFVTLWAGFLARPLGGVIFGHLGDRIGRKNTLVITLVMMGIATVGIGLLPTYAQIGMWAPVLLVFLRIVQGVAVGGEWGGAVLIASENAPKGKGILYSAFAQQGSPAGNLLSTMAFFFLAALPTPQFLMWGWRIPFLFSALLVIVGMVIRLKLEESDAMKAVLARKKTVKLPIKEVLRKHWVLVLLGAGALPLAQVTYFKNTFALSWATSELGYERGTFLAIIAIALVVQFIVQPFGAVLVSRIDMRKAMLLMIVPELFLMPAMFYAIRTETFAVAVIGMCLATIPHSMFYGAIAGILARAFPANIRYSGLSLAYQLCSLIVGGGTPVLAQYLLNSSGDVTGVAIAAGCYAAVSLVCTLALLKRTGYDPKAPSVAEQSDAEELALEQSEAAERERRTPVTEDTPRPDDTPRDRVHA; from the coding sequence ATGAGTTCGTCCACACCTACCGATCAGGAGATCGCGAAGAAGGCCCGCAAGGCCGGCATCGCCTCCTTCATCGGCACCACCATCGAGTGGTACGACTTCTACATCTACGGCACGGCCGCCGCACTGGTGTTCGGCCAGGTCTTCTTCTCGGACGAACTCTCGAGCGGTGTCGCGACCCTCCTCGCGTTCGTCACCCTGTGGGCCGGCTTCCTCGCCCGTCCGCTCGGCGGCGTCATCTTCGGCCATCTCGGCGACCGGATCGGCCGCAAGAACACCCTCGTCATCACGCTCGTCATGATGGGCATCGCGACGGTGGGTATCGGTCTGCTCCCCACCTACGCGCAGATCGGAATGTGGGCGCCGGTCCTGCTGGTCTTCCTGCGCATCGTGCAGGGTGTCGCGGTCGGCGGCGAATGGGGTGGCGCTGTCCTCATCGCCAGCGAGAACGCACCCAAGGGCAAGGGAATTCTGTATTCGGCTTTCGCACAGCAGGGTTCGCCCGCCGGCAACCTGCTGTCGACGATGGCATTCTTCTTCCTCGCAGCACTGCCCACCCCGCAGTTCCTGATGTGGGGCTGGCGCATCCCGTTCCTGTTCTCGGCGCTGCTCGTCATCGTCGGCATGGTCATCCGGCTCAAGCTCGAAGAGTCGGATGCCATGAAAGCCGTTCTGGCACGCAAGAAGACCGTCAAGCTCCCGATCAAGGAAGTGCTGCGCAAGCACTGGGTCCTGGTCCTGCTCGGTGCCGGCGCGCTGCCCCTCGCCCAGGTGACCTATTTCAAGAACACCTTCGCATTGTCGTGGGCGACGAGCGAACTCGGTTACGAGCGTGGCACCTTCCTCGCGATCATCGCGATCGCCCTCGTCGTGCAGTTCATCGTGCAGCCCTTCGGTGCCGTCCTCGTGTCGAGGATCGACATGCGCAAGGCCATGCTCCTGATGATCGTCCCGGAGCTGTTCCTCATGCCCGCGATGTTCTACGCCATCCGCACCGAGACCTTCGCGGTCGCCGTGATCGGCATGTGTCTCGCGACGATTCCCCACTCGATGTTCTACGGCGCCATCGCCGGCATCCTGGCCCGCGCCTTCCCCGCGAACATCCGGTACTCGGGCCTGTCGCTGGCCTACCAGCTGTGCTCGCTGATCGTCGGTGGTGGCACCCCGGTGCTCGCGCAGTACCTGCTCAACTCGTCCGGCGACGTCACCGGCGTGGCCATCGCGGCCGGTTGTTACGCAGCGGTCTCCCTCGTGTGCACCCTGGCCCTGCTCAAGCGCACCGGGTACGACCCGAAGGCACCGTCGGTCGCCGAGCAGTCCGACGCCGAGGAACTTGCTCTCGAGCAGTCCGAGGCAGCCGAGCGCGAGCGTCGTACGCCGGTGACCGAGGACACCCCTCGCCCCGATGACACCCCCCGAGATCGCGTCCATGCATAG
- a CDS encoding DICT sensory domain-containing protein — MHANAIHDLVDGTVVAAVMPLTAADSGADRGVPVLTPLTDLARRPVAGRASVALVDEHEVFADPPTALRGIAAVRERGFAVAVRVADSASRATVVLALVEPEVVVVPAEAFVASDVRAATTLLSLRAHCERTNSVVLAEGVDSDLHRQAALAHGIDFGCGAALHTAESEADPSSPNGGLFREPTWSAPLDDATATPFRILSAGRERVRSGKGLLVSMSADLEVRAEKAGPDTVALGTFQHHDHFTGAARRRWMSMADTLAHVAVFAVGFGASVSGPNLVRIEPHDPLVDEWNVILLGESFACALSALDLHRRTAGGEREFEYVVSYDRGAVARAARATLTRPRPAPVEAPPSP; from the coding sequence ATGCACGCGAACGCGATCCACGACCTCGTGGACGGCACGGTCGTCGCGGCCGTGATGCCGTTGACCGCGGCGGATTCCGGCGCGGATCGGGGCGTCCCCGTCCTGACGCCCTTGACCGACCTCGCGCGCAGGCCGGTGGCCGGACGCGCTTCCGTCGCACTGGTCGACGAGCACGAGGTGTTCGCCGATCCCCCGACGGCCCTGCGCGGGATCGCCGCTGTGCGCGAGCGCGGATTCGCCGTGGCGGTACGCGTCGCGGACTCGGCGTCGCGCGCCACGGTGGTACTGGCCTTGGTGGAACCGGAGGTGGTCGTCGTACCGGCCGAGGCGTTCGTCGCATCCGACGTGCGGGCCGCCACGACCCTGCTGTCGTTGCGGGCACACTGCGAGCGCACGAACTCCGTCGTTCTCGCCGAGGGCGTCGACTCCGACCTGCATCGCCAGGCAGCCCTCGCCCACGGTATCGACTTCGGTTGCGGTGCAGCACTACACACTGCGGAGAGTGAGGCCGATCCTTCGTCGCCGAACGGCGGGTTGTTCCGTGAACCCACCTGGAGCGCACCGCTCGACGATGCGACCGCCACGCCCTTCCGCATCCTGTCGGCGGGGCGGGAACGCGTGCGGAGCGGCAAGGGCCTGCTGGTCTCCATGAGCGCCGACCTCGAGGTGCGAGCCGAGAAGGCCGGCCCCGACACGGTCGCCCTCGGCACCTTCCAGCACCACGACCATTTCACCGGAGCGGCGCGGAGACGCTGGATGTCGATGGCCGACACCCTCGCGCACGTCGCGGTCTTCGCGGTCGGCTTCGGCGCGAGCGTCTCGGGCCCGAACCTCGTCCGGATCGAGCCGCACGATCCACTCGTCGACGAGTGGAACGTCATCCTCCTGGGAGAGTCGTTCGCGTGCGCGCTCTCGGCCCTCGACCTGCACCGTCGAACGGCCGGCGGTGAGCGGGAGTTCGAGTACGTCGTCTCCTACGATCGCGGGGCCGTCGCCCGCGCGGCGCGCGCGACCCTGACCCGTCCCCGACCGGCACCCGTGGAGGCTCCGCCGTCGCCCTGA
- a CDS encoding EAL domain-containing protein: MSAVPADAAADAEAAFGGLVVETELAPIHRLDNGALSAVELQLRGPEGSSLHDATALSETARAMHQKPVLDRIKWQRAGRHSQSAVPHLITVDLDSLDELGVLDDRPEPVTVVLITEQALIASPARTLRTIAAARTAGMLVAVDGVGARAQALALLPLVEPDVIITSPALIDRAADASTARIAHAVAAYIESSNAVVIAQGVDSELHRRRALGLAAEYGMGKLYPVHGTRRDAAQSNSVVDPMSLLPRPAIADDPALTPFALASEGRRRTRSFKRLLVSMSKLLETNAVGAGPETIVLGTFQRAEHFTPTSRARWAQLAEQVAYTGIYGVGIDPYVDSAVHHAPLDPDDPMVDEWNVVVLGPHFACVLAALDMHTDAADLDREFHYVLSYDRGTVIRCAHSILARFEG, from the coding sequence ATGAGCGCTGTTCCTGCCGACGCTGCCGCCGACGCGGAGGCCGCGTTCGGCGGCCTCGTCGTGGAGACGGAGCTCGCCCCGATCCACCGGCTCGACAACGGCGCCCTGTCCGCCGTCGAACTGCAGCTGCGGGGACCGGAAGGCTCCTCGTTGCACGACGCGACCGCGTTGAGTGAGACCGCCCGGGCCATGCACCAGAAGCCGGTGCTCGACCGGATCAAATGGCAGCGGGCCGGCAGGCACTCCCAGTCGGCGGTTCCGCATCTGATCACCGTCGATCTCGATTCTCTCGACGAACTCGGTGTGCTCGATGATCGCCCGGAACCGGTGACGGTCGTGCTGATCACCGAGCAGGCGCTGATCGCGAGCCCCGCCAGAACGCTGCGCACCATTGCGGCAGCGCGCACGGCGGGCATGCTCGTCGCAGTGGACGGTGTGGGGGCGCGAGCCCAGGCGCTGGCGCTGCTGCCGCTCGTCGAACCGGATGTGATCATCACGTCGCCCGCGTTGATCGACCGCGCCGCCGATGCCTCGACGGCGAGGATCGCGCACGCCGTCGCGGCCTACATCGAGTCCAGCAATGCGGTCGTGATCGCGCAGGGCGTCGATTCGGAGCTGCATCGCCGCCGCGCTCTCGGATTGGCCGCCGAATACGGTATGGGGAAGCTGTATCCGGTGCATGGGACACGCCGAGATGCCGCGCAATCGAATTCGGTCGTCGATCCCATGTCGTTGCTTCCCCGTCCGGCTATCGCGGACGATCCTGCGCTCACCCCCTTCGCCTTGGCATCCGAAGGGCGCAGGCGCACACGCAGTTTCAAGCGGCTGCTGGTGTCGATGAGCAAGCTGCTCGAGACCAATGCGGTGGGAGCCGGACCGGAGACGATCGTCCTCGGCACTTTCCAGCGCGCCGAGCACTTCACGCCGACCTCACGGGCACGATGGGCGCAGCTCGCCGAACAGGTCGCCTACACCGGCATCTACGGCGTCGGAATCGACCCCTACGTCGACTCCGCAGTACACCATGCGCCGTTGGACCCGGACGATCCGATGGTCGACGAATGGAACGTCGTCGTCCTCGGACCGCACTTCGCGTGTGTGCTGGCTGCGCTCGACATGCACACCGACGCAGCCGATCTCGACCGCGAGTTCCACTACGTGCTGTCCTACGACCGCGGCACCGTCATTCGGTGCGCCCACAGCATTCTGGCTCGTTTCGAGGGATGA
- a CDS encoding LysR family transcriptional regulator — translation MEIQQVKAFLAVAEELHFGRAAQRLHMAQPPLSRTIRRLEKELGAELFERNTRSVRLTESGRALVEPARNILDACRSAEMAVTAAGSGRTGRVRIGFAGSSSHYLVGRWAKLVRRTHPGIEFVLDSSAYASEALNKLAAGRLDIGIVRLLFFPPGIATRVVARENLVVALPTEHPLADRESVRLEDLANEAWVMLPAEPGSMLRELLLRLAHDVGFTPRIVQSAPDSLSLIALVSAGVGCSMTVSSVAANVINPEVVFVPLADHPEPLDVRLVWREDDDSAALREVLRLSEEALPTPE, via the coding sequence GTGGAGATCCAGCAGGTGAAAGCGTTCCTGGCGGTGGCGGAGGAGCTGCATTTCGGTCGGGCGGCGCAGCGGCTGCATATGGCCCAACCGCCGCTCAGCCGCACGATCCGCAGACTCGAGAAGGAGCTCGGAGCCGAACTCTTCGAACGCAACACCCGCAGTGTGCGGTTGACGGAGAGCGGTCGGGCGCTCGTGGAACCGGCCCGGAACATCCTCGACGCCTGCCGATCGGCGGAGATGGCGGTGACTGCTGCGGGGTCGGGTCGGACCGGCAGGGTCCGTATCGGTTTCGCCGGTTCGTCCTCGCACTACTTGGTAGGCCGTTGGGCGAAACTCGTGCGGCGCACCCATCCCGGCATCGAGTTCGTGCTCGACAGTTCGGCGTACGCGAGCGAGGCACTCAACAAGCTCGCAGCGGGGAGGCTCGACATCGGTATCGTGCGGCTGTTGTTCTTCCCGCCGGGTATCGCGACGCGCGTGGTGGCCCGCGAGAACCTCGTCGTGGCACTGCCCACAGAGCACCCGCTGGCCGACCGGGAGAGCGTCCGGCTGGAGGATCTCGCGAACGAGGCCTGGGTGATGCTGCCCGCCGAACCCGGATCGATGTTGCGCGAACTCCTGCTCCGGCTCGCCCACGATGTCGGGTTCACACCCAGAATCGTTCAGAGCGCCCCGGACTCGCTGTCGCTGATCGCCCTGGTGTCGGCCGGCGTGGGATGTTCGATGACGGTCTCGTCGGTCGCGGCGAACGTCATCAACCCCGAGGTCGTGTTCGTCCCCCTCGCCGACCATCCCGAGCCGCTCGACGTGCGGCTGGTGTGGCGGGAGGACGACGACAGTGCCGCCCTGCGGGAGGTTCTCCGTCTGTCCGAAGAGGCACTGCCGACCCCGGAGTGA
- a CDS encoding SDR family NAD(P)-dependent oxidoreductase, which yields MARTVLVSGGTGGLGSAVTKHLLDTGWRVVVPWLVRDELERVGTHPNLQLVQADLSDEQQLEDALNLACDDPEAPLFGVVNLVGGFTSGPRVHETPIEVLDSQLDLNLRTAYSVSQAALPHLIRRGGGSIVCISTAATLNPFPGGASYIASKAAVSALVETMALEYRDDHIRVNALLPVVIDTPANRAAMPDADTSRWSKPADIAKVIEFLISDAGASITGGLIPVTNVG from the coding sequence ATGGCTCGCACCGTATTGGTCAGTGGTGGCACCGGCGGCCTCGGCAGCGCCGTGACGAAACATCTCCTCGACACCGGATGGCGGGTCGTGGTGCCGTGGCTGGTCCGCGACGAGCTCGAGCGCGTGGGTACGCATCCGAATCTCCAGCTCGTGCAGGCCGACCTCTCCGACGAGCAGCAGCTCGAGGACGCCCTGAACTTGGCGTGCGACGATCCCGAGGCTCCCCTGTTCGGCGTCGTCAACCTCGTCGGCGGTTTCACGTCGGGGCCGCGGGTACACGAGACTCCGATCGAGGTGCTCGACTCCCAGCTCGACCTCAACCTGCGCACCGCCTATTCCGTCAGCCAGGCCGCACTGCCCCACCTGATCCGCCGCGGCGGTGGATCGATCGTCTGCATCTCCACCGCCGCGACGCTCAACCCCTTCCCCGGCGGCGCGTCCTACATCGCCTCCAAGGCTGCGGTCTCGGCGCTCGTCGAGACGATGGCGCTCGAGTACCGCGACGACCACATCCGCGTCAACGCGCTGCTGCCCGTCGTCATCGATACCCCGGCCAACCGCGCCGCGATGCCCGACGCCGACACGAGTCGCTGGTCGAAGCCGGCCGACATCGCGAAGGTCATCGAGTTCCTGATCTCCGATGCGGGCGCCTCCATCACCGGCGGCCTGATCCCCGTCACCAACGTCGGCTGA
- a CDS encoding STAS domain-containing protein — translation MSTRTSTLNTVALRRVDSASVTRAPRYRLDVHSPSRRCSVLRAKGDLDMTARAEFAATLGDLAHSGDHVVVDLSEVTFMYSEVASTLADADHIRPGLFHIVAPTRQVRMLLDILAPGLDVTADAAPCDAGTAPAA, via the coding sequence ATGAGCACACGCACGAGCACCCTGAACACCGTCGCACTGCGACGAGTCGACTCCGCTTCCGTCACCCGAGCACCGCGTTACCGCCTCGACGTCCACTCTCCGTCCCGTCGCTGCAGTGTCCTGCGCGCGAAGGGCGACCTCGACATGACCGCCCGAGCGGAGTTCGCCGCGACTCTCGGCGACCTCGCGCACTCGGGCGATCACGTCGTCGTCGACCTGTCCGAGGTGACCTTCATGTACTCCGAAGTCGCCTCGACGCTCGCCGATGCCGACCACATCCGCCCCGGCCTCTTCCACATCGTGGCACCCACACGCCAGGTGCGCATGCTGCTCGACATCCTCGCTCCCGGCCTCGACGTCACAGCCGATGCCGCACCCTGCGACGCGGGCACAGCACCCGCTGCCTGA
- a CDS encoding CaiB/BaiF CoA transferase family protein: MTSDGTNRSGVEVSAGLPLEGITVVSLEQAVAAPLATRHLADLGARVVKVERVGDGDFARAYDGAVHGLAAHFVWLNRGKESFAVDLKASEGIDAVKKLIRGADVFLQNLAPGAVERLGLGADDLRADHPELVVVNMSGYGTDGPMRDRKAYDMLVQSETGLCSITGTPETAVKTGIPTSDIAAGMYALTSIQAALLRRHRTGVGATIDVSMFDATAEWLGYPMYLQMYQGRQVPRMGLSHTSIAPYDKYPTADGEILIGVQNDRGWRTLTEVLGIPELGDDPRFATNLERVRHREEVDALVARATKQFTSAELDEKLADSGVPAAQLRDLRGLIEHPQLATRDRWREVQTEAGPVRGILPPMNFRDVELPMGAVPGLGQHTDAVLADLGLTDEQIAGLKKAGIVG, from the coding sequence GTGACGAGCGACGGAACCAATCGGAGTGGGGTGGAGGTTTCTGCCGGCCTGCCGCTGGAGGGCATCACCGTGGTGAGCCTCGAGCAGGCGGTCGCCGCGCCCCTCGCGACGCGCCATCTCGCGGACCTCGGAGCTCGTGTCGTCAAGGTCGAACGCGTCGGCGACGGCGATTTCGCGCGCGCCTACGACGGTGCCGTGCACGGCCTGGCCGCACACTTCGTCTGGCTCAACCGCGGCAAGGAATCGTTCGCGGTGGACCTGAAGGCGTCCGAGGGTATCGACGCGGTGAAGAAGCTGATCCGCGGCGCCGACGTCTTCCTGCAGAATCTCGCCCCCGGCGCGGTGGAGCGACTCGGGCTCGGCGCCGACGATCTGCGCGCGGACCACCCGGAACTGGTGGTGGTCAACATGTCGGGATACGGCACAGACGGACCCATGCGCGACCGCAAGGCCTACGACATGCTCGTGCAGTCGGAGACCGGTCTGTGCTCGATCACCGGTACGCCCGAGACGGCGGTGAAGACGGGCATCCCCACCTCGGACATCGCCGCGGGCATGTACGCGCTCACCTCCATCCAGGCGGCGCTGCTGCGCCGGCACCGCACCGGCGTCGGCGCGACGATCGACGTGTCGATGTTCGACGCGACCGCCGAGTGGCTCGGCTACCCGATGTACCTGCAGATGTACCAGGGGCGGCAGGTGCCGCGGATGGGTCTGTCGCACACGTCGATCGCGCCGTACGACAAGTACCCCACCGCGGACGGCGAGATCCTCATCGGCGTCCAGAACGATCGGGGTTGGCGCACGCTCACCGAGGTCCTCGGCATTCCCGAACTGGGCGACGACCCGCGCTTCGCCACCAACCTCGAACGGGTGCGTCACCGCGAGGAAGTCGATGCGCTGGTCGCGCGGGCCACGAAGCAGTTCACCAGCGCGGAGCTCGACGAGAAGCTCGCGGACTCCGGTGTTCCCGCCGCGCAGCTGCGGGATCTGCGCGGGCTCATCGAGCACCCGCAGCTCGCGACGCGCGACCGCTGGCGTGAGGTGCAGACGGAGGCGGGGCCGGTGCGCGGCATCCTGCCGCCGATGAACTTCCGCGACGTCGAACTGCCGATGGGTGCGGTGCCGGGGCTCGGTCAGCACACCGACGCGGTGCTCGCCGATCTCGGGCTCACGGACGAGCAGATTGCGGGCCTGAAGAAGGCCGGCATCGTCGGCTGA
- a CDS encoding CoA transferase subunit A translates to MPDKLMTMREAIATYVEDGMTVALEGFSHLIPFAAAHEIIRQGRRDLTLCRMTPDIISDQLIAADCVSKLVASFFASGSAGSLYEIRRRIEHHDPVALEVEEYSHYGMVCRYQAGAAGLPFFPLRSYAGSDLPKINPNIRLVEDPFGGGSVYVVPPLNPDVTIIHAQRADRSGNVQIWGIAGVQQEAVYAAKKAIVVVEEIVDDDVIRSDPSRTLVPSHAVDAVVLCPRGAHPSYAQGYYDRDCAFYRRWTAISKDPQQLRTWLKEWVLTTNDHSEYLERLGEDYWADLEVAPRPSGTVDYGSRK, encoded by the coding sequence ATGCCGGACAAACTCATGACCATGCGCGAGGCGATCGCCACCTATGTCGAGGACGGGATGACCGTTGCCCTCGAGGGCTTCTCGCATCTCATCCCGTTCGCCGCGGCGCACGAGATCATCCGGCAGGGCAGGCGCGACCTGACGCTGTGCCGCATGACCCCCGACATCATCTCCGACCAGCTCATCGCCGCCGACTGCGTATCGAAGCTCGTCGCGTCGTTCTTCGCGAGCGGCTCGGCCGGTTCGCTGTACGAGATCCGCCGGCGCATCGAGCACCACGACCCCGTCGCGCTGGAGGTCGAGGAGTACAGCCATTACGGCATGGTCTGCCGCTACCAGGCCGGCGCCGCGGGGCTGCCCTTCTTCCCCCTACGGTCCTATGCCGGCAGCGACCTGCCGAAGATCAACCCGAACATCCGGCTGGTCGAAGACCCCTTCGGCGGCGGCAGCGTGTACGTCGTCCCGCCGCTGAACCCGGACGTGACGATCATCCACGCCCAGCGCGCCGACCGCTCCGGCAACGTCCAGATCTGGGGCATCGCCGGTGTCCAGCAGGAAGCGGTCTATGCGGCGAAGAAGGCCATCGTGGTGGTAGAGGAGATCGTCGACGACGACGTGATCCGCTCCGACCCGAGCCGCACGCTCGTCCCGTCGCACGCCGTGGACGCGGTCGTGCTGTGCCCGCGCGGAGCGCACCCCTCCTACGCGCAGGGCTATTACGACCGTGACTGCGCGTTCTACCGTCGCTGGACCGCGATCAGCAAAGACCCCCAGCAGCTGCGCACGTGGCTGAAGGAATGGGTCCTCACCACCAACGATCACTCCGAATACCTCGAGAGATTGGGCGAGGACTACTGGGCCGACCTCGAGGTCGCCCCGCGCCCCTCCGGGACCGTCGATTACGGGAGCCGAAAGTGA
- a CDS encoding dienelactone hydrolase family protein: protein MTDIEAEFVHIAGLRAYLARPLGGATGGMLLLPMITGIDAQVREYAHDIAGTGVTALVWDPWHGPSADDTSRDELMELMGGLDDEKSLAEMAILLDHAFGELRLEKIGVIGWCLGGRLALILGARDMRVANVVAYHPSIAVPPAPNHTLDAVDHAGRVAAPVMVLHAGADTIMSAETFGNLQATLQQRETGATLTHVYPGAEHGFSSRNRHGNPVNAEAYAVSWPQALSFIGDTVRS, encoded by the coding sequence ATGACCGACATCGAGGCAGAATTCGTTCACATCGCAGGCCTGCGCGCCTATCTGGCCAGGCCGCTCGGCGGTGCCACCGGAGGAATGCTGCTGCTACCCATGATCACCGGCATCGACGCCCAGGTCCGCGAGTACGCGCACGACATCGCCGGAACCGGAGTGACCGCACTCGTATGGGATCCGTGGCACGGACCGAGCGCCGACGACACCTCGCGCGACGAGCTCATGGAGTTGATGGGCGGCCTCGACGACGAGAAGAGCCTCGCGGAGATGGCAATCCTGCTCGACCACGCCTTCGGCGAACTCCGGCTCGAGAAGATCGGCGTCATCGGGTGGTGCCTCGGCGGTCGTCTCGCCCTCATCCTCGGCGCCCGCGACATGCGGGTCGCGAACGTGGTGGCCTATCACCCGTCGATCGCGGTGCCGCCTGCCCCGAACCACACGCTCGACGCCGTCGACCACGCAGGTCGCGTCGCTGCACCCGTCATGGTGCTGCACGCCGGGGCCGACACGATCATGAGCGCCGAGACCTTCGGGAACCTGCAGGCCACGCTGCAACAGCGGGAGACCGGCGCGACCCTCACCCACGTCTACCCCGGCGCCGAACACGGTTTCTCCTCCCGCAACCGGCACGGCAATCCCGTCAATGCCGAGGCCTACGCCGTGTCCTGGCCTCAGGCGCTGAGCTTCATCGGGGACACCGTCCGCTCCTGA
- a CDS encoding WhiB family transcriptional regulator, which produces MYGSGDRDWVVAARCRGVDTAMFFPQPEDGRGAVLRAERQAKEVCRSCPVIDACLAHAVRTGETHGVWGGMNYAERRAFERATRLGRLQSV; this is translated from the coding sequence ATGTACGGATCCGGTGACCGCGACTGGGTGGTCGCGGCGCGGTGCCGCGGGGTGGACACGGCGATGTTCTTCCCTCAGCCCGAGGACGGCCGCGGTGCGGTGCTCCGGGCCGAGCGGCAGGCGAAGGAGGTCTGTCGCTCCTGCCCGGTGATCGACGCATGCCTGGCGCACGCCGTGCGCACCGGAGAGACGCACGGCGTATGGGGCGGCATGAACTACGCAGAACGGCGAGCGTTCGAACGTGCGACCAGACTCGGCCGCCTCCAGTCGGTCTGA
- a CDS encoding CoA-transferase subunit beta, which yields MTATETFSTTELIVSVAARALAGKARVFAGVGLPTLAVDLAARTSNPDVELIYESGVCGAHPEAMAEGIADSVVVSGAESVVSMASLFGYVLQGGNVDVGFLGAAQIDRYGSLNTSVIGDWDKPTVRLPGGGGAVEIMPNAGEVFVIMRRHDPSAFPAELDFCTSPSPVRAREAGVGIMPRGRGVTKVFTSLGVLSRKDPFDELELTSIHRGVTVDEVRAATGWDLKVSDDLTRTEDPTAEEIDLLRNEIDKVRLYLR from the coding sequence GTGACTGCCACCGAAACCTTCTCCACCACCGAGCTGATCGTCTCCGTCGCCGCGCGGGCTCTGGCCGGAAAGGCCCGGGTCTTCGCCGGGGTGGGTCTGCCGACCCTCGCCGTCGATCTCGCCGCCCGCACGTCGAATCCCGACGTCGAGCTGATCTACGAATCCGGCGTCTGCGGCGCGCACCCCGAGGCGATGGCCGAGGGCATCGCCGACTCCGTCGTGGTCTCCGGCGCCGAATCCGTCGTGTCGATGGCATCCCTGTTCGGGTACGTGCTGCAGGGCGGCAACGTGGACGTCGGATTCCTCGGCGCGGCTCAGATCGACCGCTACGGCAGCCTCAACACCAGCGTCATCGGCGACTGGGACAAACCCACCGTGCGGCTGCCGGGCGGCGGCGGAGCCGTCGAGATCATGCCCAACGCGGGCGAGGTCTTCGTGATCATGCGACGCCACGATCCGAGCGCATTCCCCGCCGAACTGGACTTCTGCACGTCGCCGAGCCCGGTGCGCGCCCGCGAGGCCGGTGTCGGCATCATGCCGCGCGGCCGCGGGGTGACGAAGGTGTTCACGAGCCTGGGTGTGCTGTCCCGGAAGGACCCGTTCGACGAACTCGAACTGACCAGCATCCACCGCGGTGTCACGGTGGACGAGGTTCGCGCGGCGACCGGGTGGGATCTGAAGGTCTCCGACGACCTCACACGCACGGAGGATCCCACGGCCGAGGAGATCGATCTGCTGCGCAACGAGATCGACAAGGTCCGCCTGTATCTGCGGTGA